The genomic DNA CTGCACCGCCGTCGGCACCCGCGACGACATCGCCGCCGGCATCGCAGCCTTTGTGAACCGCACCGGGATCAACGAAGTCATGCTGACGAGCAGCATCTACGACCACGCCGCCCGCAAGCACAGCATCGCGATCGCGGCGGATGCGATGCGGGACGAGGTGCGCGTCGCGGCTTGATTCGCGCTCGTCAGGCGAGGATCACGACGCCAACGGCAACCGCAATCGCACCAGCAACCCGCCCAGATCCTCGCTTTCCTCGAGGCTCACCGTCCCCTCGTAGATCTCCGCGACATCGCGCACGATCGCCAGCCCCAGCCCAGTCCCCGGCTTCCCCGTGTCCAGCCGCACGCCGCGATCGAAGATGCGAACGCGGTCGTCCTCCGGAATCCCGGCGCCGTCGTCCTCCACCATGATCTCGACGAACCCGGCCTGCGCACCCACCGTCACGAACACGCTCCCGCCGCCGTATTTCGCGGCATTCTCGACCAGATTGCCCATGATCTCGTCGAGATCCTGCCGCTCGATATGCGCGACCAGTGTCTTCGGCCCATCCATGTCGATCCGCACATGCGGATACAGCCGCTGCACCGCGCGCTCGACCGACTCCACGCTTGGCCAAACCTCGGCGCGACTATGCGCCGATCCCCGCCGGCCGACAGCCCGCGCGCGCGCCAGATGGTGATCCACCTGCCGCCGCATCGTCCGCGCCTCGCGCACCACCGTATCGGCAAGATCGTCCGATTGCGCCGTTGCCGCATTCATGATCACCGTCAGCGGCGTCTTGAGCGCGTGCGCCAGGTTTCCGGCATGCCGCCGCGCCTCCTCCGCCTGCGTTTCGTTGTGCGCGACCAGCGCGTTCAGCTCCTCGACCAGCGGCGCGACTTCGATCGGCAGCGGCCCGGCGATGCGATTGGTTCGCCCGCCGCGCATCCGCGCGATCTCCAACCGCAATTTGCGCAAGGGAAGCAGCCCGTAGAACGTCTGCAACGCCGCCAGCACCACCAGCCCGATTCCTAGCAGCAGGAAACTGCGCACCAGCGTCCGCCGCAATGCGCCGATCTGCGCGTCCAGCCCCTCGCGCGTCTGCGCCACCTGGAATCGCCAGCGCACCGTCGATCCGGGTAGCTTCACGTCACGCTCAACGACGCGCAGCTTTTCTTGCCCGAACTGCCCGCTGTCATAGGTATGGACGGCGCGATCATCGTGGACCTTGCCGTAGGCAAGCTGCCGATCCCACAACGATCGCGACGGAAACGCCTCGCGTCCCTTGGCTGATACTTGCCAGTAAAGCCCCGAATACGGCTCCAGAAAGCGCTGATCGGCCGGCTCGCGGTTGAACATCACTTCGCCATCGGGCCCAATCTCTGCCGAGACGAGCAACGAGCGCAGCACATATTCTAGCTGATCGTCGAAATTCTGCGTCACGGCAGAGATCAACACACGATCGAGCGCAAAGCCGCCGCCGGCGAGTAGCAACGTGATCCACACCGCGGCGATCACGATCATCCGCCGCGTCAATGATCCCGCGCGCGAGATTCCCGCAACCAGGTTAGTACCGCTATTCACTTCATCGCGCTCTGGAACCATCATGTCGTCTTGGTGTTTGTCGGCGCAGAAGGGAGACCAAGTGTGTCGCGTACCTTTCCGTTGTTCGCCGTCATGGTCATCGGTGGCTTGATCGTCAGCATGTTGGCGGGCTTCCTGCTCGCATCATGGGCGCTTGCTGGCATCACCCCCGCTTATGCCGCCCCGCCGACCT from Sphingomonas radiodurans includes the following:
- a CDS encoding sensor histidine kinase, coding for MIVIAAVWITLLLAGGGFALDRVLISAVTQNFDDQLEYVLRSLLVSAEIGPDGEVMFNREPADQRFLEPYSGLYWQVSAKGREAFPSRSLWDRQLAYGKVHDDRAVHTYDSGQFGQEKLRVVERDVKLPGSTVRWRFQVAQTREGLDAQIGALRRTLVRSFLLLGIGLVVLAALQTFYGLLPLRKLRLEIARMRGGRTNRIAGPLPIEVAPLVEELNALVAHNETQAEEARRHAGNLAHALKTPLTVIMNAATAQSDDLADTVVREARTMRRQVDHHLARARAVGRRGSAHSRAEVWPSVESVERAVQRLYPHVRIDMDGPKTLVAHIERQDLDEIMGNLVENAAKYGGGSVFVTVGAQAGFVEIMVEDDGAGIPEDDRVRIFDRGVRLDTGKPGTGLGLAIVRDVAEIYEGTVSLEESEDLGGLLVRLRLPLAS